A region from the Rhizoctonia solani chromosome 13, complete sequence genome encodes:
- a CDS encoding G-patch domain protein, protein MGLSERKVKQRIGSDPRNLAWAENAAKFGHTYLAKHGWAPGSGLGVTGDGRVSHIAVAQKLDQLGIGAGRPDGPDSIAWKQAKEFEGLLERLNAANGGAGGDVEVTEESTDDIAKNGADDDENKRKEEKARRKEKRRAKADATVEPSESALSASSTTTPESTPVVTPAPRRLAHRARFLAAKRLAGTSTTALSEILGVSSTPASTSDSTPIPSTPATPGLTEIPVLDDSNQITTSSQSVADYFKAKMRERVQAAGGAASISTAIVTFEEPDTDSVPRTGLGARRQGQEEEGSERPAGLGFATAGAGLGFTGASMGIGFKRAASPPAAPTPESHTPTPTPTSDNAEPTKSDKERRKEKKRKRKEQETTSDVPAAENDAQEEERKAAKRARKEAKRAARQQQQEEGKTVLTDNTGDRSSKKKRKLKGDKEVD, encoded by the exons ATGGGCCTTTCCGAACGAAAAGTGAAGCAAAGGATAGGCTCGGACCCTCGAAATTTAGCATGGGCAGAAA ATGCCGCTAAGTTTGGTCATACTTATCTCGCTAAACATGGTTGGGCTCCCGGTTCCGGTCTTGGTGTCACAGGAGATGGTCGGGTATCACACATTGCAGTTGCTCAAAAGTTGGACCAGCTAGGAATTGGTGCAGGGAGACCAGATGGACCCGATTCTATTGCGTGGAAGCAAGCCAAGGAATTTGAAGGTTTGTTGGAGAGGTTAAATGCTGCGAATGGAGGCGCGGGTGGAGATGTTGAAGTCACCGAAGAGTCCACGGATGATATAGCAAAGAATGGCGCAGACGATGACGAGAACAAACGAAAAGAAGAGAAGGCTAGGAGAAAGGAGAAGAGGAGAGCAAAAGCCGATGCAACGGTGGAACCTAGCGAGTCAGCTCTTTCAGCATCCTCGACAACAACACCAGAGTCCACGCCGGTGGTCACGCCCGCACCACGAAGACTAGC TCATCGTGCCCGTTTTCTAGCTGCCAAGCGTCTTGCTGGAACGTCGACCACCGCTCTTTCCGAAATTCTTGGGGTATCCTCCACGCCCGCTTCTACTTCCGACTCTACACCTATACCATCCACACCAGCAACTCCCGGACTTACAGAAATCCCAGTTCTAGATGATTCAAACCAAATCACTACATCTTCACAGAGCGTTGCAGACTACTTCAAGGCCAAGATGCGCGAGCGAGTTCAGGCAGCCGGGGGAGCAGCCAGTATTTCAACTGCCATCGTAACTTTTGAAGAGCCAGACACGGATTCAGTGCCTCGGACGGGGCTGGGAGCTCGTCGACAAGGCCaggaagaggaagggtcTGAAAGGCCAGCGGGCCTGGGTTTCGCGACTGCTGGTGCGGGCCTTGGCTTCACGGGTGCCAGTATGGGCATCGGATTTAAACGTGCTGCATCCCCCCCAGCTGCACCCACACCCgaatcgcatacacccacgCCCACACCCACATCCGACAATGCCGAACCGACAAAATCTGACAAAGAGAGGCGGAAAGAGAAGAAGAGAAAGCGGAAAGAACAGGAGACTACGTCTGATGTGCCTGCTGCGGAGAACGATgcacaagaagaagagcgGAAGGCTGCTAAGCGTGCTCGGAAGGAGGCAAAACGCGCAGCACGACAACAGCAACAAGAGGAGGGCAAGACTGTCTTAACTGATAATACTGGAGATCGCTCGTCCAAAAAGAAGCGAAAATTGAAGGGGGATAAGGAGGTTGATTAG
- a CDS encoding Asp domain protein has translation MALDLGQRYQSTRVPAVGREGLVEGHVWVQNFENVEKIQVTLTGAVTSYFLEFGTANRPQTRRLIHQTHELWSERGHNSTTSKEGRSLAFALVMPEHIESIESDRGRSIPLPPSSSIIMCDAGVHVAYVVRIDLFRKGWRTHDTVKSEILYLPRTTTRYSRPYLPLPNSEKLRPTQAEEWSVLHIPQKAKTKPGVPLPEPGSTSKVPSRPHISLPQSIRDDLIVRLYLPHGLRYPAGREILWSLAIGFPPVGSSASSVRSGRSSSSVSDEQINAIVAGVSLRLVCVSTIAVRGVASRRERVVAVGKSFMIIPNSVSDEGEKRVVIRGYLQSGEEGKDMSWGVPGFTSVVYEIRVSVKPDESAGLDAPAWEYCERIMITSYEADGEIQNAGVPALQLPGATRNPPPFYLMRL, from the exons ATGGCATTAGACTTGGGCCAACGCTACCAGTCCACACGAGTCCCAGCAGTAGGGCGTGAGGGTTTAGTCGAGGGCCATGTCTGGGTTCAAAACTTTGAAAACGTGGAAAAAATACAAGTCACC TTAACTGGAGCAGTTACCTCATATTTCCTCGAGTTTGGAACGGCAAATCGTCCACAGACCCGACGCTTGATTCACCAAACCCATGAACTGTGGTCAGAGCGAGGCCATAACTCTACTACCAGTAAAGAAGGACGCTCGCTGGCCTTTGCGCTTGTAATGCCAGAGCACATTGAAAGCATAGAGAGTGACCGCGGACGTTCAATTCCTCTCCCTCCATCATCATCCATCATAATGTGCGATGCTGGTGTCCACGTAGCATATGTGGTCCGTATAGATCTATTTAGGAAAGGATGGCGTACACATGATAC CGTTAAGTCCGAGATTTTGTATCTACCACGCACGACTACACGATATTCTCGCCCTTATCTTCCTCTTCCGAACAGCGAAAAACTACGTCCAACCCAAGCAGAAGAGTGGTCAGTGCTGCATATACCACAAAAAGCAAAGACCAAGCCCGGAGTTCCCCTTCCTGAACCTGGATCCACCAGCAAGGTTCCCAGTCGACCCCACATATCTCTTCCCCAATCCATTAGAGACGACCTCATTGTCCGCCTTTACCTTCCCCATGGATTACGCTATCCAGCTGGAAGAGAAATACTATGGTCTCTGGCGATTGGTTTCCCTCCGGTCGGTTCCTCGGCGTCTAGCGTACGATCTGGAAGGTCTAGTTCTAGTGTGAGCGATGAACAAATCAACGCAATTGTAGCGGGGGTCTCTCTTCGTCTTGTTTGCGTTTCTACAATTGCCGTACGCGGAGTAGCGTCTCGACGAGAGCGAGTCGTCGCCGTAGGGAAATCGTTTATGATTATTCCAAATAGCGTCAGCGACGAAGGGGAAAAAAGAGTTGTTATAAGGGGATACTTACAATCTGGTGAGGAAGGGAAGGATATGAGTTGGGGAGTCCCTGGGTTTACCTCTGTTGTG TATGAGATACGAGTTTCAGTCAAGCCCGACGAGAGCGCCGGATTGGATGCACCGGCTTGGGAATACTGCGAACGAATAATGATAACTTCTTATGAGGCAGACGGTGAAATACAGAATGCAGGTGTTCCTGCTTTACAGCTCCCTGGTGCCACCCGGAATCCGCCCCCCTTCTACTTGATGAGGTTGTAG
- a CDS encoding major facilitator superfamily transporter, translating into MSQRGAAHELRIDDHMKVGDIEDSKLPDGYKNDEEMSPVSSKSGDGVGHNAGIDSEVANFFAAQEGKNIVIDEATNKRLKRMIDKRVLLVMVVTYFLQTLDKGTINFASIMGIQQDTHLVGQQYSWLTTCLYIAILVWEFPTNRLLQVLPVAKFLAFNITAWGVVLACTAACKNFTGLVIVRTLLGMFECVCQPGFVLLSTMWYTKKEQAITIGCFYAMNGLQQCVGGLLAYGVYHIKGGPITSWQVLFTLLGCITFLWGLFVLWWLPDSPMRARCFSPEDRVLMVERVRANETGIQNKEFKRYQALEALKDVKTWCFYIISFTNALPTGGLGAFSNLIIKDFGFSTIQTDLLAIAQGVIIMLFLFTAAYFSTRTSQKCIFMFAYTLPNVIGSIVFLTVPTRPDTRVGLLIAFYLCQGFGAVAVLNLALVTGNTGGRTKQVVTVTGTFITWAVGNAIGPQVFRANDAPRYPKGFAVHLVMYGIQLITITVLRLYLLRQNVLKRRAQGVREEGTSGQVEGEEKAVKHSHALMI; encoded by the exons ATGTCTCAGCGCGGCGCCGCCCACGAGCTCCGGATCGATGACCACATGAAAGTGGGAGACATCGAGGATAGTAAACTTCCCGATGGGTACAAGAATGATGAGGAAATGTCACCCGTCAGCAGTAAAAGTGGCGATGGAGTCGGACACAACGCTGGAATTGACTCCGAAGTTGCTAATTTCTTTGCGGCCCAGGAAGGAAAGAACATTG TCATTGACGAGGCTACGAACAAGCGCTTGAAGCGTATGATTGATAAACGCGTTCTTTTGGTAATG GTCGTTACATATTTCCTTCAAACACTTGACAAGGG CACTATCAACTTCGCTTCTATTATGGGTATTCAGCAAGATACACACCTCGTTGGCCAGCAATACAGTTGGCTGACCACATGTT TGTACATTGCCATCCTGGTTTGGGAGTTTCCCACCAACCGCCTATTGCAAGTCCTGCCCGTAGCCAAATTCCTTGCTTTCAA TATCACGGCGTGGGGGGTCGTCTTGGCTTGCACGGCAGCCTGCAAGAACTTTACTGGTCTGGTCATTGTCCGAACACTTCTTGGAATGTTCGAATGTGTCTGCCAGCCAGGATTCGTGCTACT TTCTACCATGTGGTACACGAAGAAAGAGCAAGCTATCACTATCGGATGCTTCTACGCAATGAACGGATTGCAACAATGTGTCGGTGGCTTACTTGCGTATGGTGTATACCATATCAAGGGCGGCCCAATCACCTCTTGGCAGGTTTTGTTCACATTGCTTGGCTGTATTACTTTCCTTTGGGGTCTCTTCGTCCTCTGGTGGCTCCCCGACTCTCCCATGCGTGCTCGATGCTTCTCCCCCGAAGACCGAGTGTTGATGGTGGAACGCGTTCGCGCAAATGAAACAGGTATCCAGAACAAGGAATTTAAGCGGTATCAGGCTTTAGAAGCTCTGAAAGACGTGAAAACTTGGTGTTTCTACATTATTTCTTTTACCAATGCCCTTCCGACAGGCGGACTCGGTGCATTCTCCAATTTGATTATCAAGGATTTCGGTTTCTCCACTATTCAAACCGACCTCCTCGCGATCGCCCAGGGTGTTATTATCATGCTCTTCCTGTTTACTGCGGCATATTTCTCGACCCGCACCAGCCAAAAGTGTATTTTCATGTTCGCATACACTCTACCAAACGTCATTGGCTCCATCGTTTTCTTGACTGTCCCTACACGCCCGGATACCCGAGTTGGACTGCTGATCGCATTCTACCTGTGCCAAGGATTTGGTGCTGTCGCTGTACTCAACCTCGCGCTCGTTACCGGAAACACCGGTGGCCGAACGAAACAAGTGGTAACTGTGACCGGTACATTCAT CACATGGGCTGTTGGAAACGCTATCGGTCCCCAGGTCTTCCGTGCCAATGATGCTCCTCGCTATCCCAAAGGATTTGCTGTGCATCTTGTCATGTATGGCATTCAACTTATCACTATAACCGTCTTACGCTTGTATCTCCTTCGTCAAAACGTACTGAAGCGCCGGGCCCAAGGAGTTCGCGAGGAGGGAACGAGTGGTCAGGTGGAAGGCGAAGAGAAGGCTGTCAAGCATAGCCATGCGTTGATGATTTGA
- a CDS encoding polyadenylated RNA-binding protein NAB2 codes for MGSDLVMGAPQATALQSAIQKELVAKGYSDESDMVMAEYITIMLINSKTAEQITAELIDLVGPEYDTSFTSWLFDEIAKISGGSTGGAGEAQPSVPDAQSTSTPPGPSDAAGAPSPGNKRRADGRSPSPASKARRTTDLPDRPRAMRDGQSGNEPQPVRSLLDRVEPRETRRHGGNGFDHVQAQIESVTRGGHHGGRMMGGRGGGMGMNGHHHQQQQQQQQQMMMNQMMGGVNPMMFQEIMANQMALMSQMAANMGMIQGGPHMMNPGAPGFGFPNGHGQGPNTNGRGRGRGGRGGNMGDRPQIGGTQQGPSQPQQPPQHQSSQQNQPIVSPQPRPPQPAVPLNVPTRPQSPTLCKFGIKCTNAACRYSHPSAEGGLVLSSEYCEKGLECKDADCNKGHPSPAAINGVPVQVPAPQTRSSAPTGGIPCKFGAACTRPGCAFVHPQKGGKPCRFGINCTRADCTFDHPPGRVLPGSAPQKSTHKSMTFRANAPVPVMQSGPVSKKFGPGGVPVTNADGTKKTESENGGDEDDVEAALAGA; via the exons ATGGGATCTGATTTGGTTATGGGAGCTCCCCAGGCCACGGCCTTGCAG TCTGCCATCCAAAAGGAACTCGTGGCCAAAGGGTATAGCGATGAGTCTG ACATGGTCATGGCGGAGTATATTACGATAATGCTCATCAACTCGAAAACTGCTG AACAGATTACCGCCGAACTTATCGATT TGGTGGGCCCAGAATATG ATACTTCTTTTACTTCTTGGCTCTTCGACGAAATTGCCAAGATATCTGGTGGTTCCACCGGAGGGGCTGGTGAAGCACAACCAAGTGTGCCAGATGCGCAATC AACATCGACTCCTCCCGGCCCCAGTGACGCCGCTGGAGCGCCTTCACCTGGCAACAAACGACGTGCCGATGGGCGTTCACCCTCTCCTGCTTCCAAGGCTCGTCGTACTACGGACCTTCCAGACCGACCTCGCGCCATGCGTGACGGCCAGTCTGGCAATGAACCACAACCAGTCCGAAGCTTACTTGATCGTGTCGAACCACGTGAGACACGTAGGCACGGTGGTAATGGGTTCGACCACGTACAAGCGCAGATTGAATCGGTCACGCGTGGTGGGCATCATGGTGGTCGGATGATGGGCGGTCGTGGCGGGGGTATGGGCATGAATGGACACCATcaccagcaacagcaacagcagcaacagcagatgatgatgaatcaGATGATGGGCGGTGTAAATCCGATGATGTTCCAAGAGATTATGGCGAATCAGATGGCGCTCATGTCCCAGATGGCTGCGAACATGGGAATGATTCAAGGTGGCCCACACATGATGAACCCTGGAGCCCCCGGCTTCGGGTTTCCCAATGGGCATGGTCAAGGTCCTAATACCAATGGGCGGGGAAGGGGTCGTGGAGGACGCGGAGGTAATATGGGAGATCGGCCGCAAATAGGAGGTACACAACAAGGTCCCTCTCAGCCGCAGCAGCCTCCACAACACCAATCTTCCCAACAGAACCAGCCAATCGTATCTCCTCAACCTAGACCTCCTCAGCCCGCAGTTCCTCTCAATGTCCCTACTCGCCCTCAATCGCCGACCCTCTGCAAATTCGGAATAAAATGTACCAATGCAGCATGTCGATACTCGCATCCGTCTGCCGAGGGTGGTCTAGTACTTAGTAGCGAGTACTGCGAAAAGGGACTGGAATGCAAGGATGCAGATTGTAACAAGGGTCATCCCAGCCCTGCGGCCATCAATG GTGTCCCTGTGCAAGTGCCAGCTCCTCAGACAAGATCAAGTGCGCCAACGGGTGGTATACCATGCAAGTTTGGTGCTGCGTGCACACGACCAGGATGTGCGTTTGTTCATCCACAAAAGGGGGGGAAACCGTGTCGATTTGGCATCAATTGTACACG TGCGGATTGCACATTCGACCACCCTCCAGGTCGGGTCCTTCCCGGCTCTGCACCTCAAAAATCGACGCACAAGTCAATGACCTTCCGAGCAAATGCTCCCGTCCCCGTGATGCAAAGTGGGCCAGTGTCCAAGAAATTTGGGCCAGGCGGAGTGCCTGTTACGAACGCCGATGGCACTAAGAAGACTGAAAGCGAGAATGGTGGGGACGAGGACGACGTAGAGGCCGCGCTTGCTGGCGCATGA
- a CDS encoding AAA domain protein: MLSTTRVGLRMLALRRARGPGAAPLRVAGNIYNSQRGLKLFPRFFARMLPLKQQHPVDQIENKEPKPSQQEYAHKHADTGIVNPVSLPGTGIGMFGFGSGGVDAIITTLIGISVVFLGGVAYIEWYKANVLNKIEKAFESGYDPALEWLSQSPHSTNEVDEDGIPILPQSSRHMKRDEQKIVDSIMEGKDRGHYHLFMGPKGSGKATMVLDAMKKVDADGVAICEAHPDLEVFRLRLGKALNYEYNEDSQTGLFQRRDPREAMNKLEKVAFRRAKRTGRPIVLVINNIHLFNNDDEGRLLLQQLQQRAESWAERSIGTMVFLSDDFWPYPVMRQIANRMHVHAVKDLGPDAAYRAFLKLRQDTLQNQSQEESESEQTLRDAAAASGGRLAYMSRLARSTERKMEDSIKRLKQGEKAWLLTNTGLIPDCDDDVMDEQKWSSCTWLLLREFVERWERKANDPENQGKPVEMPRISYYKCRQIMTRPDFINQLDHLNIISIDAKHKVRLDSMLTLEAARQVVSKEGFDELLQGVRDRVDEIESLHRTRELTFKDVESGDRIRVMVDKGGSRWKIF, from the exons ATGTTGAGCACAACGCGCGTAGGATTGAGGATGCTCGCTCTACGGAGGGCACGGGGACCTGGCGCAGCTCCTTTACGCGTCGCCGGAAATATATACAATTCACAACGGGGACTCAAGCTTTTCCCCCGTTTCTTTGCGAGAATGCTACCACTCAAGCAACAACACCCAGTCGATCAAATAGAAAATAAAGAACCAAAGCCGTCGCAGCAAGAATATGCTCATAAACACGCCGACACTGGCATTGTTAATCCCGTTAGTTTGCCAGGCACGGGCATAGGGATGTTTGGGTTCGGGTCCGGAGGAGTTGACGCGATCATTACCACTTTGATCGGTATCTCGGTTG TCTTCTTGGGTGGAGTTGCGTATATAGAATGGTACAAAGCCAATGTCTTAAACAAG ATCGAGAAGGCGTTCGAATCTGGATATGATCCAGCTCTAGAATGGCTCAGTCAGTCGCCTCATTCAACGAATGAAGTAGATGAGGACG GTATACCCATTCTTCCGCAGTCCAGCAGACACATGAAGCGTGATGAGCAAAAGATTGTTGATTCAATTATGGAAGGGAAGGATCGTGGTCATTATCACTTATTCATGGGGCCCAAG GGCTCTGGAAAAGCGACAATGGTACTCGACGCGATGAAGAAGGTCGACGCGGATGGGGTCGCTATCTGTGAAGCGCATCCCGACTTGGAGGTTTTCCG ACTCCGTTTAGGAAAAGCCTTGAACTACGAGTACAATGAGGATTCTCAGACAGGACTATTCCAGAGGCGTGATCCTCGCGAAG CCATGAACAAACTCGAAAAAGTCGCTTTCCGAAGAGCCAAGAGGACAGGGCGCCCCATTGTACTAGTGATCAACAATATCCACCTTTTCAACAACGATGATGAAGGCAGGCTCCTACTGCAGCAGCTACAACAGAGAGCCGAAAGTTGGGCCGAAAGAT CTATTGGAACAATGGTTTTCCTAAG CGACGACTTCTGGCCGTATCCTGTCATGC GCCAAATTGCGAATCGCATGCATGTTCACGCAGTCAAAGATCTGGGCCCCGATGCTGCGTATAGGGCATTCCTAAAACTCCGCCAAGATACGCTCCAGAATCAGAGCCAGGAAGAGAGCGAGTCAGAGCAGACCCTTCGAGACGCAGCAGCAGCATCTG GCGGGAGGCTGGCATATATGAGCCGACTGGCTCGGTCGACGGAAAGAAAGATGGAAGATTCCATCAAACGTCTGAAGCAAGGGGAAAAGGCGTGGTTACTGACCAACACTGGATTGATTCCTGATTGTGATGACGACGTTATGGATGAG CAAAAATGGTCGAGCTGTACTTGGTTATTGCTGCGCGAGTTTGTTGAGCGCTGGGAACGGAAAGCCAATGACCCCGAAAATCAAGGGAAGCCCGTCGAGATGCCCAGGATCTCATACTATAAATGCAGGCAGATCATGACGCGTCCCGATTTCATCAATC AGTTGGACCACCTGAATATTATATCCATTGAT GCCAAGCACAAAGTCCGGTTGGATTCTATGCTCACTCTGGAAGCTGCTAGACAGGTCGTGAGTAAAGAAGGGTTCGATGAGCTTCTCCAAGGAGTGCGCGACCGCGTTGATGAGATCGAAAGCTTGCATCGCACTCGAGAACTTACT TTCAAGGACGTGGAAAGTGGTGACCGTATCCGGGTCATGGTCGACAAAGGCGGATCCAGATGGAAAATCTTCTAG
- a CDS encoding Cyclin, N-terminal domain, which produces MATTTAHYQSRASPRRATKASGHQTQAKYTSAPADQYYGHEDTAKMCARFITHLFSCPDVPPATSQSAVTPSLAHFVAYALHRTRLHSSVTFCALYLLSRLKNRFPAARGSSGHRLYISAFMIASKVICDDTYSNKSWCVVGQGMFTLREINQMEREMCGYLEWCLNVKPEDLRDFEATVRKEYGSASAAPVPVVVPAPARPTVESRKQSADFGSNPYPSPVSTPPSPSHSNSTSPASSTCQTPPSADPVKVSAKDVPVERSQPFAYAAPSVW; this is translated from the exons ATGGCTACTACAACCGCCCACTACCAATCTCGTGCTTCTCCCCGCAGAGCCACCAAAGCGTCTGGCCACCAGACACAAGCCAAGTACACT TCTGCACCTGCGGACCAGTACTACGGCCATGAAGATACTGCGAAGATGTGTGCGAGATTTATTACGCATCTTTTCTCTTGCCCGGATGTCCCACCTGCGACGTCACAGTCTGCGGTCACTCCGAGCCTTGCCCACTTTGTGGCCTATGCCCTCCACCGAACCCGCCTACACTCGTCGGTGACCTTCTGCGCTCTGTATTTGCTCTCGCGCTTGAAGAACCGGTTCCCCGCGGCCCGTGGCTCGTCTGGCCACCGCCTGTACATCTCTGCGTTCATGATTGCCTCCAAGGTCATCTGCGACGACACGTATTCGAACAAGTCGTGGTGTGTCGTTGGCCAGGGCATGTTCACGCTGCGAGAGATCAACCAGATGGAGCGCGAGATGTGCGGATATCTCGAGTGGTGCCTCAACGTCAAGCCCGAGGATCTCCGTGACTTCGAGGCCACGGTCCGCAAGGAGTACGGCTCTGCCTCGGCCGCCCCTGTGCCCGTCGTTGTCCCCGCGCCTGCCCGCCCCACAGTCGAGTCGAGGAAGCAGTCGGCCGACTTTGGGTCCAACCCATATCCCTCGCCGGTCTCGACACCGCCCTCGCCATCTCACTCCAACTCTACATCCCCCGCCTCATCCACATGCCAAACACCGCCATCCGCCGACCCAGTCAAGGTCTCGGCAAAGGACGTCCCCGTCGAGCGAAGTCAGCCCTTTGCTTACGCCGCACCAAGTGTGTGGTAA